DNA from Pelobacter propionicus DSM 2379:
GGAAAGTTTGATCAGGTTTTTTTTACTGGGTCGGCGTGATGCCATGCTGGAGCGCGAATTTGACCAGAGCCGGGATATTGCCCACCCCCAGCTTCACCATCAAGCGACTGCGGTAGGTCTCGATGCTCTTGGGGGACAGAGAGAGCAGTTCGGCGATTTCCGCGCTGGTTCTCCCCTCCACCACCAGTTGAATGACCTCCCGTTCCCGCAGACTGAGGCTGTCCAAGGGGCTCTTGAAACCGGCCACCGCCTGGGGAGCGTCAACCCCCTCACCGAAATAGCACTCCCCCCTGATCACGGCGCGAACCGCGTCCACGAGCCCGGAACCGGCGGACTCCTTGAGCAGGTAAGCGCGCGCACCGGCCTGCATGGCGCGAAAAACATGCTCACGAGTGTTATGCATGGAGAGCACGATCACCTTGACCTCCGGCAAACGCCCATGAATCATGCGGGTCGCATCGATGCCGTTCAGCTCCGGCATGGCAATATCCATGACAACCACATCGGGCCTGAGCACTTCGGTCTGTGACAGGGCATCGCGACCGTCCCGAGCCTCCCCGGCAACAATCATGCCGGAGGATTCCAGTATCATGGTGAGCCCCTCGCGAACAATGGCATGGTCATCGGCAATCAGTATCCTGACCGTCATCTACGGTTCCTCCTTCGGCATTTCCACGGTTACGCCAACCCCCCCGGCGGGGAGGGCATGGACACGAAAGACCCCGCCGAACAACTCGGCGCGCTCCCGCATGATCGTCATCCCCCAGCCGGATGATTCAGGGTTCCGGGGTTCCAGCCCGCAAGCAAGCCCCCGACCATCGTCCGCAACCGAGAACAGGAGCAGGCCGTCGTCATGGGCCAGCCAGAGATTCACGTTTCGGGCAGCCGCGTGCTTGGCCACATTGGTGAGCGCCTCCTGGGCGATGCGGAACAGGGCGATCTCCCGTTCGGCGGCAACGCGGGGAAGTTCATCATCAACCTGCACCCTCACATCGATGCCGGTGCGCCGCGAGAACAGTTCGCCATACCAGCGCAGGGCCGCTGCCAGACCATAGTCGTCCAGCACCGGCGGCCGCAAGGTGGACATGATGTTCCTGACGGTGCGGCTGACGCTCTCCAGCATCCTGCCGGAGTCTTCCACCCGTGTCCTCAGGGGAGCGGCCGTCTCCAACGGCAGGCTGGTGCCGATGAGCGACAGGTTGATGCCCAGCACGGTCAGGTCGCGACCGATCTCGTCGTGCAGTTCCGCGGCAACGACCTTCCGGAGATTCTCCTCCACGTCCATGATCCGGCGGGCATAGGCGCGCAGGTCGTCTTCGGCCTGCCTCCGTTCGGTGACATCATGGAGCGTGCCCACCATGCGCAGGGGGGAGCCATCAACACCACACTCCACCCTGCCCAGCATGTGCAGCCAGCGCACCTCCCCGTCGTTGATCCGCACAATGCGGAACTCCCGGTCGAATAGCAGGCGCCGTTGGATCACATCCTGCAGGTAGCCCTCCATCTCCTTCCGGTGGGCCGGATGGATGAATGCCAGCCACCCTGCCCTGGTGCGTTCATACCGTGCATCGGCACCGCATATCCTGTCAGCCGCGGCACTGGTCACACAGCGGTCCTCGGGAATGGAGTAGACGAAACTCCCCAGATGGGCAAGTTCCTGTGCCTCGCGCAATGACTGTTCGCTACGGGAAAGGGCTTCATCCACCATCAGTTTTGACAGCGCGATGGCCGCGTAATCCACCAGCCTCTCCAGCAGGGTGATTTTTTCGACGGTGAAACACCCCTTACGGGTATCGCCCAACTGCAGCAGCCCCAGGATATCGCCGCGGGAGCGCATCGGCAGCAGGGCAACCGACTCGTACCCCCGCAGGTTACAGCGGTTGCAGATCAGGGCTTCCCGGCCAGACTCCACGGAATTTCGCGACAGCTCCCGAGCGCAGTTCGTCCAGAAGCTGCCCCGGGCGGTGAAGAGCTGACTGTCGGAATCGAAACTGCCGGCGAGGACTCTTCCGCACAGGCAGGCAAAAATCCAGCCGGCGGCGCCATGGCAAAGCGGCCGATCATGCGAGTCGCCAGCATCGGCAACGTCTCCCGCCACTGCGGAATAATGGAGGCAGCCACCTCCCTCATACCCGGAAAAATCATCATCCCCCAGCAACCTCAGGGTCACGACCCCACAGCCGGTCATCTCCCTGAAGAAGCGGTCAAGACTGAAAACCAGTTCCTCCACGCCGGCGGACAGGTTGCACAAACGCAAAAGCTCGATGGTTGCCTTCTGTGCTGCCTCGATCAGCGTGCGTTCGGTGATGTCATGCCCCACTCCGATGACGCCAATCACCCGGCCATCGGCATCGAAGCGCGGAATCTTGGTGATACTCAGCAGGCGGTATCCGCTGCGGGTCGGCACGCTCTCCTCCAGGGTCTCGGCCCGGCCGGTGGCCATGACCCGCCGACTGTTTTCCATGATCGCGTCCGCATCGTCCTGAACAGAGTAGAGCTGGCCGGAATGCCTTCCCAGCACCTCCCGCGCCGGTTTCCCCAACAGCTGCAACAGGGCCGGGTTAACCAGAATAAAGCGCCCGTCAATATCCTTGACAAAGATGATCTCCTCGGCGCCGTTGACGACCGCCTGCAGCAATTGCTGGTTCTCGCGCAGGTCCGCCTCGGCCCGTTTGCGCGGGGTGATGTCGCGTCCCACTGACTGGGTTTCCAGCAGCCGGCCCTGAGCGTCGAAGATCCCCCGATTGACGAACTGCATCCAGCGCACCTCCCCCGAGGCGGTATGGACCTGGTTTTCCACGATAACCACGGGGTTCGCGGGGGAGAGGGCAGCCAGACGTTCCTCGATGAGCGGTATGTCGTCGTCGAAAGCGATCGGTTGCCAGGTTTTCCCCACCAGTTCATCCCAGGTTCCCCCGAACACCCGGCAGTACACGGGGTTGACGAAGCTGAGCGTCCCGTCAGGCGCGAAGCGGCAGATCAGCTCGGTCTGGTCATCCACCACGCTGCGGTAACGCTGCTCGCTCTGGTGCAACAGTTCCTGGGCCAGGTCACGCGCCGCCAGACGCTCCCGGGCAAGGTCCGACATCCGCATCAACGACTTGGCGACGTCATCAACCTCCCGCAGGCCGGAACAGGGCATGGACTCCAGGGATTCGCCACGCCCCAGCGCCAGGGCCGGCCTCAGCAGTGACCGGATCGAGCGGGTGACGTTCCGTCCGATCACCATTGCCAGCGCCACACCGGCAATGGACAGGAACAGCGCACCTGCAAGGGCCCAGGCCAGCCAGCGGTGCAGCTCGCCCGTCACCGTACTGCCCGGAACCCCGATCACCACCACCCAGTTGGCCAGGGATGTTCTGCTGAAAGTGGTGAACAAGGGATCCCCCTCAAGGCTGACCGTCCTGACCATCCCCGTTGCCGACCTGGTGACGGCATCGCGCAGAACGCTACACCACCGGTGCCCCACGAAACACTGCGGCTGGCGGGTCCTGGTAACCACCATCCCCCCGGAATCAAGTATGGCTCCGAACATTTCTCCCGACAGCAGCCGCCGGGAGAGGATCGAGTCCAGGCGGCTGGACGGCAAAGCCATGGAGAGGTCGTAA
Protein-coding regions in this window:
- a CDS encoding response regulator; amino-acid sequence: MTVRILIADDHAIVREGLTMILESSGMIVAGEARDGRDALSQTEVLRPDVVVMDIAMPELNGIDATRMIHGRLPEVKVIVLSMHNTREHVFRAMQAGARAYLLKESAGSGLVDAVRAVIRGECYFGEGVDAPQAVAGFKSPLDSLSLREREVIQLVVEGRTSAEIAELLSLSPKSIETYRSRLMVKLGVGNIPALVKFALQHGITPTQ
- a CDS encoding PAS domain S-box protein, with the protein product MGRFRLNIPLFQQKSAWRTLSIRVQLTCLVAVCVVPVWVAAALLVNLGYQAKRALVTQGMQEMSRSLSMVVDRELASVQAALTALATSPSFASGDLAAVHAQAATLLQSWPGANIVVCDARGQQLINLRRPFGAPLPQRAIPETVRRIFEDGTPVVSDLYRGAVSRQPLIAIDVPVFRQGRVVYDLSMALPSSRLDSILSRRLLSGEMFGAILDSGGMVVTRTRQPQCFVGHRWCSVLRDAVTRSATGMVRTVSLEGDPLFTTFSRTSLANWVVVIGVPGSTVTGELHRWLAWALAGALFLSIAGVALAMVIGRNVTRSIRSLLRPALALGRGESLESMPCSGLREVDDVAKSLMRMSDLARERLAARDLAQELLHQSEQRYRSVVDDQTELICRFAPDGTLSFVNPVYCRVFGGTWDELVGKTWQPIAFDDDIPLIEERLAALSPANPVVIVENQVHTASGEVRWMQFVNRGIFDAQGRLLETQSVGRDITPRKRAEADLRENQQLLQAVVNGAEEIIFVKDIDGRFILVNPALLQLLGKPAREVLGRHSGQLYSVQDDADAIMENSRRVMATGRAETLEESVPTRSGYRLLSITKIPRFDADGRVIGVIGVGHDITERTLIEAAQKATIELLRLCNLSAGVEELVFSLDRFFREMTGCGVVTLRLLGDDDFSGYEGGGCLHYSAVAGDVADAGDSHDRPLCHGAAGWIFACLCGRVLAGSFDSDSQLFTARGSFWTNCARELSRNSVESGREALICNRCNLRGYESVALLPMRSRGDILGLLQLGDTRKGCFTVEKITLLERLVDYAAIALSKLMVDEALSRSEQSLREAQELAHLGSFVYSIPEDRCVTSAAADRICGADARYERTRAGWLAFIHPAHRKEMEGYLQDVIQRRLLFDREFRIVRINDGEVRWLHMLGRVECGVDGSPLRMVGTLHDVTERRQAEDDLRAYARRIMDVEENLRKVVAAELHDEIGRDLTVLGINLSLIGTSLPLETAAPLRTRVEDSGRMLESVSRTVRNIMSTLRPPVLDDYGLAAALRWYGELFSRRTGIDVRVQVDDELPRVAAEREIALFRIAQEALTNVAKHAAARNVNLWLAHDDGLLLFSVADDGRGLACGLEPRNPESSGWGMTIMRERAELFGGVFRVHALPAGGVGVTVEMPKEEP